A stretch of Halichondria panicea chromosome 1, odHalPani1.1, whole genome shotgun sequence DNA encodes these proteins:
- the LOC135341551 gene encoding uncharacterized protein LOC135341551 produces MAHLRLQPFNFRNPDDWPRWKRRFEQFREASSLTDDSARKQVNTLLYEEADAVLSSTNVTAEERAVYETVLEKFDAFFQVRRNVIFERARFNQRNQLSGETMEQYIMELYKLAESCNYGDMKDEMIRDQLVVGIHDNALSKRLQLLTLDKAKKTVRQQEAVGEQLKGTVKDESSLDQLRQRKGFRKQWKAKKPSSTNPRVPTKSNCQRCGRGQHTREKCPAKEATCHTCQKKGHYSAQCFFKNVSELESGNGMDAAYLDTGSSKSENNLV; encoded by the coding sequence ATGGCCCACTTACGTCTACAACCGTTTAACTTTCGCAACCCCGATGACTGGCCTCGATGGAAACGCCGGTTTGAGCAGTTCAGAGAAGCGTCCTCTCTGACAGACGACAGTGCCAGAAAGCAAGTTAATACTCTTCTGTACGAAGAAGCAGATGCGGTGTTATCATCTACGAATGTAACCGCAGAGGAGCGTGCTGTCTATGAGACTGTTCTCGAGAAATTCGACGCTTTTTTCCAAGTGAGAAGAAATGTGATTTTTGAACGGGCACGATTCAACCAAAGGAACCAACTCAGTGGAGAGACGATGGAACAGTACATAATGGAACTGTACAAGTTAGCCGAAAGCTGTAACTACGGCGACATGAAGGACGAGATGATCCGTGATCAACTAGTAGTGGGAATTCATGACAATGCACTCTCAAAGCGACTGCAACTGCTCACTCTGGACAAAGCCAAAAAGACGGTACGTCAACAAGAGGCAGTGGGAGAACAGCTTAAAGGAACAGTAAAGGACGAATCAAGCTTAGACCAGCTTCGACAACGAAAAGGATTCCGTAAACAATGGAAGGCCAAAAAGCCAAGCTCAACAAACCCTCGAGTACCAACCAAGTCTAATTGCCAACGCTGTGGGAGAGGCCAACACACTCGTGAGAAATGCCCTGCTAAGGAGGCTACATGTCACACATGTCAGAAGAAAGGCCACTACAGTGCACAGTGTTTTTTCAAGAATGTATCCGAGTTGGAAAGTGGTAATGGCATGGATGCAGCTTATCTGGACACAGGTTCAAGTAAATCAGAAAACAACCTCGTTTAA